A stretch of DNA from Lotus japonicus ecotype B-129 chromosome 4, LjGifu_v1.2:
TCCTAGATTCTCATACTCTGAAACTTCTGAAGTTTCGTCGAACGTTAGTTAGAATTGTATGAACTGTTGTGATTGATTCTGATTGAGTAAATTGGTTTTTACTCAAAGGTTTGAGTTTGGATTTGGGAGCATTTGGAGCTGCCGAGGATTCGCTTGAGGAGCTTGAGGATCGTAACTTACtctactagataatgatttaggcgtcgatgacttcgacttgtttatttggctatttgatattgattgattgatctGAATTGGGAAATGTTTTATGAGGCTTTAGCCGACATATATGTTTATAAGCTTTAATTGTTCAATGATTGATGTCGACTGAATCACATGCttatgtgctaagtggctaTTTGTAGAACATGATGATATGTCTGAATAAGAGTTATTGGATTGTACTGACTCTTTGTGCAATTATTTattcatatattattatatcttCGAAGTGTGGATAAAGAGAGTTTATGCCATGCTAGTGACTGAAACCATTAAGAGAATGATCattaggtcggaccaaggtcTGAATCTTTGCTATTTTAggagatcgagaccttctcggggAATTACACGGGTTTAAAGGAAAACCTTTGAACTTAGAGAATTATAAACCATTTtacaaatgaaattcataatatgctaaacaacattcaaacacTTTAAAGTATCGATAAACTAGTAAAGAAGACTTAGAGCTTGAGGAAGAATTTGGGAAAATAAGAAGTATCGATGATCCTAGTTTAGGGAAAAACCCTAAGTGCTTATGCACCTTTTTCCAATCGGCAGTTAACATTTAGGCTACCTAATGAATAAGTCTGGGAAACcaataagtttctaagtacAATGTACACCTTTTGCTCTAAGAGCAGTTCGACCATCCgattgatgagtcagatgattcgAGTAATCATCACGAGTGTTTGCACTCTATCGTTGTAGGAATTCGAGGTCGATGGTTCGACAATTACCATAGGGAAttttagagacaatattctTAGCTAGACTCTTACGTGGGCTCGGCCGTGAACAATTTCCTCCATTCTTGCCAAAATAGACAATCAATCAAGCATTTCCCGTCACATGAACAAGTCCAATACCTAACCCTAAGGAACATAGGGTTCGACCACATAATAGCACTTAACACATAGTCATATTCTCATATGTATCATACAAAATCCAGCACCAAAACATCAAGCTATTTCATGGATCAAGAAGCATAAATAAAATCCGCCGAGAACCCTAAAAGTGGGCTCGGCCGTGAGCATGTTTGGCTAGGGTTTTCCAAACCCTCTTGATCTTGATGGATCAAGGTCCTCAAGCCAATTTCCAGTAGCATTTGTATCATCAAACTTCATTAAAACTTCAGATCTACAGCAAGTCATACCAAATAACTCAAATCTAGCATCATGGTAGAAAATAACAAGTTTTCTCATGTGATCAACAAGGAAACCATGGCAACACTTAAAGACATGATCAAAACAGAAACTTTGCACCTTGTTCATGAATAATAAAGCCCATTTTCATGCAAATAGTTTCCCCATATCATAACCCTTCCAAAATCACATATTTTTACATGAAATCATAAGTTTTTCATCAAGATCTTgcctagactctacccaagaccagatctgccctcaccttagccttTTGGTATAAAAGAATGATAGGAAGATGATGAAAAAGATGAATGAGAAAGCCCTCTCCTTGCTGCTCGTTCTGGTTCTTGCTTGATCACCTTCTTTCTCCcttgatctctctctttctctcttggcttcactctcttcttctctctctcacGCCTCCTTCTCACTCTTTCTCaatctcttcttctcttttcttttctttctctcttttgaaGCTCTAAGGAAAAGAATAGAAGAAGTTTCTCTCCAATGATCAGTTTGTGTGTAAAAAAGCTAGGAATCAGAGCTTTTCAACAGCTGGTTCAGAAAGCTCGGGAGGTAGAGACTATGGAGAACAGACAGAGGGGCCGATCCGACAGTGGAGGATCAGTCCGCTCTGGACAAAGCCAGAGCGGGAGGTTCAGTGGTCAGAAGCAAACTGGGAGGTTTGATAAGGGAAAGGCCTTACAACGAAAACCTTATCAACGTCCTACTGACAAGGTGTCCTTTGCAGGAAGGGGGGTAGCACATGTGCCTAAAGAAGAGGTTGTCTGTTTCAAATGCAATCAGAAAGGGCACTATACAAATGAATGCGGAAAGGAGATCGTGTGCTAGAAGTGCCAGAAGCCAGGGCATGTTTAGAGAAACTGTCCTAATGCTGCCAAGGCCGAGCCAGTGCTGAATACTGCTACGGGAAGGCGACCTTCTGCTCCAGGGCGTGTGTTCGAAATATCTAGGGAACAAGCTGCAATTACTGATGACCTTATCCAGGGTACGTGTACTATCGTTGCAAACTCTTTAATGGTCTTATTTGATTCTGGGGCTACACACTCATTCATTGCTGAGGAGTGTGTGAAGAGATTAGGATTGCTAACTGTTGATTTAACCTTCAATTTGGTGGTGACGACCCCTGCCGTCGATCGATTAGTTACGCGCACGGCATGCTTGCAATCTCCGTTGTTATACGAGGATCGAAAGTTCCTTGCGAACCTCGTCTGCTTAgggcttaaagagctcgatgtgattatgggaatggattggttggcaCAGTATCACGTTCTCttggattgtgctaacaagCTCGTAGTGTTTCCAGAATCAGGCGTTACGGATTACTTGAATTCGTACACCTTGAGGAAGGGTTCACCAGCATTCGTGAACTCCATTGTAGCTGAGGCGAAGAATGACGTTGACGTGCGCAACATTTTGATagtgcaggattatgaggacgtgtgatgacccgaggtttattctatgtttatcgagtccttcttgtttctttcttttcctttttgagtcctttattgagttttTGAGTCAAGTGGAGTCCCTTTTTAATTGATatttgcatctgcattagtttaagtgcttttaatttatttagttgatctttttattagcttttattagttttagtttaaGGTTCATCCCTATGGTCAGGTTGGAGCTGGAATTTAGTgagaatttgagttttgaaGGTCACTTGGGGgttttatttgatgaattgaatggatgatttctgaattattgtgattaaatgagtgtttccatgagttacattggtGGAATGATGGTTTGTTGAGATTCTTTGAAGGTTTTAGGtgtttttgatggctaatgatgtTGATTGAAGACTAAGtaatgagccatgatgatagttGAAGAAGAAGTTACAAAATTCGGAGAAGAATCTGATGAACCAGGCATGTGCGCCGGCTATGCCACGCACATGTGTGGCTGTTCTGTGCAAAGAAAGCCATGAGGACCTGaaggccacgcatgtgcgccacctTGGCCACACACATGCGTGGTGGGCTGATTAGGAGGCCGTTTTTTGACAGATtgtccacgcatgtgcgtggaggtggccacgcacatgcgtggattaccgctggaaactctataaatagggattttgttatttctattagatatcttgtaactttttgaacaaaacttagaggtttaggtccttggagcttgtgggaggcttcttggcactcttgtttcaggtttttgttcttttaattttcattatgaattccctagccttgcttggctagttttctttatactttgggtgaagtgaaccttagctttgattatgttttgaacttctgagtttcttatatgaataaagtttcctttctatgtatcttttctctgtttcaatattctcttgaatgcatgcaagtgtttggctttcttcttgcacaacggtagttggtaaggattaagggaccatgggattagattgatttgtttactaccacttaggtataagggtggGAACTTAATGTGTTGGCTTGAacatataagcttcattcttcaattgaattgaccaggtactaaggcattaggcttagcaactgaaattgaatgatttacttgattaagaTATTAACAAGTAAAGGTAAAGGCTATAGCATCATAGAAGGTGTTCTAAAGTTCATCTAAGGATTTGGTGGTAAGAAACAAATTGGACTAAGTGAAACTTTGCCCAAGGTACTTCTTTGTCTGAATTGATTCCAGCTTTTGATTACAGTGTTTTGCACAaaacaaaactcaaacttatattatttttctatttacatTCTAAACACTAAACTCTAAGAAGCAATTGTTGAACAACTATCCATGTGGTTcgataatcttttgtattacttcgatcaacgcgtacacttgcggaattgctatcaagtttttggcgtcgTTGCCAGGGatagttttgttttgttgattgattcttgagttttattgtttggaaattttattaCCATTGTTTCATTGAATCGGTGCTACTAACCAGTGTGTGAAAGTTATTTTTACAAGGTTCAATGAATGCTTTTGATTTGAGTGGATTCCATGGATATGACCAACATCAATACTATGACCAAGGATGGGAAAGACAACCCGATATCTTTTGGGAAGGTGATGACAATTTCAATCCATGGGATCTACCAAGTCATCAATACTATGGAGAGTTTGAACATCAAGCATTTGATCAAGAACAATCCCATCAATATCAAGGGAGCGGGAAGAAGAGCGTGGAAGAGATTGTGGCTGATTTGGCACTTATCAATCAGATTTTCATGGACGAAACCAGGAGTTTCATGAATGAAACTAGGATCACCTTGAGGAATCAAGAAGCTTCCATCAAGAATTTGGAGACTCAGTTGGGTCATTTAGCCAAAACCATAGCTGAAGGGGTCCCAGAATGTTTCTGCCCTGAAGCTTTGGAGGAGGGAGAACAATCACTTACTATCCATGAAAGTGACATTGTGGAGAAAAGTGAGGAGCCACAGAGTGAAGAAGAATTCCCAAAAGAAGACTTCACCAATGTTCTTGAGACAGAAAGTGATATTACAATGGTTGAACAAATGAAAAATGTGATTGAATGTGATGATGTTCATGATGTATCCATAGAAGATTTTGTCTTTGGAGACAAAATGCAGAAAGATGAGGAGGAAACTCCAAGTCTTAGCATCAATCTCAAGGACCTGTGGATCAATGGAAAGCATGGTAATATGATGATGCAATTGTGTcaaaatttgcatgatctaaaggGTCTAATGCAATTTGCTATAAACCCTGGATAGAACTTTGAATCCGGGGTAGTATATCAAAGACTTTAAAATTGagcttcttgggagacaacccaagtccagGTTTGCTTTTCTTGATTTTGAGTTTGCTTTAATTTTTCTTGGTCCCTGAATTATGGTGAATTGAGCTTTGGTGAGTGATTTGTGGTTGTGATTGAGCAGAGAAAATATCAAAAGGACTTCCTtcctaaaagtaaaaaaaaaaaaaaaaacatgctgAATTGTCAAAAGAAAGGCAAGTGCCTTG
This window harbors:
- the LOC130712724 gene encoding uncharacterized protein LOC130712724 gives rise to the protein MVLFDSGATHSFIAEECVKRLGLLTVDLTFNLVVTTPAVDRLVTRTACLQSPLLYEDRKFLANLVCLGLKELDVIMGMDWLAQYHVLLDCANKLVVFPESGVTDYLNSYTLRKGSPAFVNSIVAEAKNDVDVRNILIVQDYEDV